In the genome of bacterium, the window GCACTAATCCCCACCACCGTTCACCAGTTACCAAACTAATACAGGTCCAAAACCAACTTATCCGGATGCTCCGGATTTGGAATTAATCGCTGGTTTTTCAGGTCAAGCTGGAAATCGAGTCTTTCTAACGGTAATTGTCCCACTAATGCCGGGGTATCATCGGGAAGCTCCATTACATCAAATTCTGCGGAGCGATCTCTGATGGTTAATGTTGCCACGCTATATATCTTTCTTAAGACCTTCCCGTTGGCAGTATTGGCAGGCATCTCGCCCATAAGAGTCAGTCCTAATTTTTCGACTATATTCTTAGGCAGACAAAGTAATGTTGCCCCACTGTCAATTATCGCTTCTACTTCTTCTTTTCTGACCTTATCTTCCGAAATAATACCTTCTTTGACTTTAACCTCATCCACAAAATTAGTCACCGTAATTTTTTCGGTTATCTTACCCATCTAAAATACGTCTCCTTTCAATGGCCTTGTTCATCGTTTGGCCAGCGAATATTAACCGAAATCTACTTTTGAACCCTTGAATCCTCGAAGCCGGCTGAAACCGCCCAGGAACTTT includes:
- a CDS encoding retropepsin-like aspartic protease yields the protein MGKITEKITVTNFVDEVKVKEGIISEDKVRKEEVEAIIDSGATLLCLPKNIVEKLGLTLMGEMPANTANGKVLRKIYSVATLTIRDRSAEFDVMELPDDTPALVGQLPLERLDFQLDLKNQRLIPNPEHPDKLVLDLY